From one Rhineura floridana isolate rRhiFlo1 chromosome 4, rRhiFlo1.hap2, whole genome shotgun sequence genomic stretch:
- the CD24 gene encoding signal transducer CD24, with the protein MGTAVTTRLGLGLLFLALLVPALISDNNATTISASNNNSGPTSVPVGTLNNTTKGHGSSLQSTTGLFILSVSLLYVC; encoded by the exons ATGGGGACCGCGGTGACTACGAGGCTCGGTTTGGGGCTTTTGTTCCTAGCACTTCTTGTACCCGCTCTG ATAAGTGACAATAATGCAACAACTATATCAGCCTCGAACAATAATTCAGGTCCAACATCTGTACCAGTTGGCACACTGAATAACACCACCAAGGGACATGGAAGCTCTCTTCAATCAACTACTGGCCTCTtcattctctcagtctctcttctATATGTTTGTTAA